The following coding sequences are from one Musa acuminata AAA Group cultivar baxijiao chromosome BXJ2-4, Cavendish_Baxijiao_AAA, whole genome shotgun sequence window:
- the LOC135610306 gene encoding transcription factor-like protein DPB: protein MDEGSKSTASFPKVASGSRSSLGTPAFSGGHSASTSGSAGSPSSRSDPAARTPASENTLVRLNHLDIQGEDEGTPEGAVSGKKKKRGVRAVGGDKSGRGLRQFSMKVCEKVESKGRTTYNEVADELVTEFTDPNNNPGSQDQQQYDEKNIRRRVYDALNVLMAMDIISKDKKEIQWKGLPRTSLNDIEELKAERTGLKNRIEKKTAYLQELQDQFIGLQNLVQRNEQLYGSGHIPSGGVALPFILVQTRPHATVEVEISEDMQLVHFDFNSTPFELHDDSYVLKAMGLCERGQHDGAPEPSSNGGDCSSMSGMYQHHTSQGSMSSSMGKMITSPPKPGILKARVKNEH from the exons ATGGACGAGGGGAGCAAGAGCACGGCGAGCTTCCCCAAGGTCGCCAGTGGCAGTCGCTCCTCCCTGGGCACACCGGCCTTCTCCGGCGGCCACTCGGCCTCCACCAGCGGCAGCGCTGGGTCTCCATCCAGTCGGAGCGATCCTGCGGCGAGGACGCCTGCCAGCGAAAACACCCTGGTTAGGCTGAACCATCTCGATATCCAGGGGGAGGACGAGGGGACGCCCGAAGGGGCCGTCAG tggtaaaaagaaaaagaggggtgTACGAGCAGTTGGAGGTGATAAAAGTGGTAGGGGACTGCGGCAGTTCAGCATGAAAG TCTGCGAGAAGGTGGAAAGCAAGGGGAGAACCACTTATAACGAG gtTGCAGATGAACTTGTAACTGAATTTACAGATCCCAACAATAATCCAGGCTCTCAAGATCAG CAACAGTATGACGAGAAGAACATACGACGTAGGGTATATGATGCACTGAATGTTCTCATGGCAATGGATATTATATCTAAAGATAAAAAAGAGATACAATGGAAAGGTTTACCTCGGACTAGTCTTAATGATATTGAAGAGTTGAAG GCAGAACGTACTGGGTTGAAGAACAGGATTGAGAAGAAAACTGCGTATTTGCAAGAATTGCAAGATCAA TTTATAGGTCTCCAAAACTTGGTCCAACGGAATGAGCAGTTGTATGGATCAGGACATATTCCATCAGGCGGCGTTGCTTTACCTTTTATCTTGGTTCAG ACTCGTCCTCATGCCACTGTGGAGGTGGAAATTTCAGAAGATATGCAACTGGTGCATTTTGATTTTAACAG tACTCCCTTTGAGCTGCATGACGACTCATACGTGCTTAAAGCAATGGGATTGTGTGAAAGAGGGCAACATGATGGTGCTCCAGAACCTAGTTCTAATGGAGGTGACTGCTCCAGCATGAGTGGAATGTATCAGCATCACACTTCGCAGGGTTCGATGTCCAGTTCCATGGGTAAAATGATAACTTCTCCTCCTAAACCTGGAATCTTAAAAGCTCGAGTGAAGAATGAACATTAA
- the LOC135610305 gene encoding deSI-like protein At4g17486, whose amino-acid sequence MSNRVSMVSRSSLTKSVNNGGKDGSGRTHLYLNVYDLTPVNKYLYWFGLGVFHSGIEVHGMEYGFGAHEYPTSGVFEVEPKSCPGFIFRRSVWLGTTDMSRSEFRLFIEDLAGKYHGDTYHLIIKNCNHFTDEVCMRLTGKPIPGWVNRLARLGSFCNCILPGNIRVSTVGQLPTHPACSDDESDLFAWSSADESDEEDADCHPLKKPNIDFVHSIDEPLRLARDVM is encoded by the exons ATGTCTAATCGGGTCAGCATGGTGTCGAGATCTTCCCTCACGAAGAGTGTGAACAATGGGGGCAAAGACGGGAGCGGCAGGACGCATCTCTACTTGAATGTTTATGATCTGACGCCGGTGAATAAATACCTGTACTGGTTTGGGCTCGGGGTCTTCCACTCTGGGATCGAAG TTCATGGCATGGAGTATGGATTTGGAGCACATGAGTATCCAACTAGTGGAGTATTTGAGGTGGAACCGAAAAGCTGTCCCGGTTTTATCTTCAGACGCTCTGTGTGGCTGGGTACCACTGATATGTCTCGTTCAGAATTCCGCTTATTTATTGAAGACCTTGCTGGGAAATATCATGGTGACACCTATCATTTGATCATCAAGAACTGCAATCATTTTACAGACGAAGTCTGCATGCGTTTGACAGGAAAGCCAATTCCAGGATGGGTGAATAGACTTGCCCGATTAG GATCATTCTGCAACTGTATTCTCCCAGGCAACATTCGGGTTTCAACGGTCGGACAGTTACCAACTCATCCAGCTTGTTCTG ATGATGAGTCAGATTTGTTCGCTTGGTCATCCGCAGATGAAAGTGATGAGGAAGATGCAGACTGTCACCCCCTAAAGAAACCAAACATTGATTTTGTTCATTCAATTGACGAGCCATTACGGCTTGCTAGAGATGTCATGTAA
- the LOC135610304 gene encoding 3-isopropylmalate dehydratase small subunit 1-like, protein MAMAAAASAAATVGAKPSFSCHATHALLISRLRHGLSFPKRISSSCPTLASRSAPKPLPLRRPPRATAAPAETAPATFHGPCYVLGNNIDTDQIIPAEYLTLVPSKPDEYEKLGSYALVGLPSAAYTTPFVGPGATRTRFPVIIAGANFGCGSSREHAPVALGAAGARAVVAESYARIFFRNSVATGEVYPVESEGVGLWKECTTGDIVTVELGENLLVNHTTGKEYKLKPIGDAGPVIDAGGIFAYARKTGMIASPSN, encoded by the coding sequence ATGGCTATGGCGGCGGCAGCCTCTGCTGCGGCAACGGTGGGCGCAAAGCCTTCCTTCTCTTGCCACGCCACTCACGCCCTCCTCATCTCCCGCCTCCGCCACGGGCTTTCCTTCCCCAAGCGCATCTCTTCCTCTTGCCCAACCCTCGCTTCTCGCTCCGCCCCCAAACCCCTCCCCCTCCGCCGCCCACCCCGCGCCACGGCCGCCCCCGCCGAGACCGCTCCCGCCACGTTCCACGGCCCCTGCTACGTCCTCGGCAACAACATCGACACCGACCAGATCATCCCCGCGGAGTACCTCACCCTCGTCCCTTCCAAGCCTGACGAGTACGAGAAGCTCGGCTCCTACGCCCTCGTCGGCCTCCCCTCCGCCGCCTACACCACCCCCTTCGTTGGCCCCGGCGCCACGCGCACGCGCTTTCCCGTCATCATTGCCGGCGCCAACTTCGGATGCGGCTCCTCCCGCGAGCACGCCCCCGTCGCCCTGGGCGCTGCCGGCGCCAGGGCCGTCGTCGCGGAGTCCTACGCCAGGATCTTCTTCCGGAACTCTGTGGCCACCGGCGAGGTCTACCCGGTGGAGTCCGAAGGGGTTGGGTTGTGGAAGGAGTGCACCACGGGGGACATCGTGACGGTTGAGCTCGGGGAGAATCTGCTGGTGAATCACACGACCGGGAAGGAGTACAAGTTGAAGCCGATTGGGGATGCCGGGCCGGTGATTGACGCTGGAGGGATCTTTGCTTACGCGAGGAAGACTGGTATGATTGCTTCGCCGTCAAATTAA
- the LOC135610308 gene encoding uncharacterized protein LOC135610308 isoform X2 codes for MVQCSCCAGGLAKSQSATDRILGPPKKWNIGQLSSQKKRQWSSSPELIAMENDVSNSHSLAMNNSSCPTIINDDAKLTEQNANNIPFINQGAIAWNQTRREWVGDRSKRPHRAPREPTISWCATYEDLLSTNQPFSQPIPLSEMIDFLVDIWQEEGLYD; via the exons ATGGTGCAATGTAG TTGTTGTGCTGGAGGGCTAGCTAAATCTCAATCAGCTACTGATAGAATATTGGGTCCACCCAAGAAGTGGAACATAGGCCAGTTATCAAGCCAAAAGAAAAGACAATGGTCATCAAGTCCTGAACTTATAGCAATGGAAAATGATGTCAGCAATTCTCATTCCCTAGCAATGAACAATTCTTCATGCCCCACTATTATCAATGATGATGCCAAGTTAACGGAGCAAAACGCCAATAATATTCCATTTATCAACCAAG GTGCTATAGCCTGGAATCAGACGAGAAGGGAGTGGGTTGGTGATCGGTCAAAAAGGCCCCATAGAGCTCCAAGAGAACCAACAATAAG CTGGTGTGCAACTTACGAGGATTTGCTCTCGACCAACCAACCTTTTTCACAACCCATCCCATTATCG GAGATGATAGATTTTTTGGTCGACATATGGCAGGAGGAAGGACTTTACGATTAG
- the LOC135610308 gene encoding uncharacterized protein LOC135610308 isoform X3 — protein MGCCAGGLAKSQSATDRILGPPKKWNIGQLSSQKKRQWSSSPELIAMENDVSNSHSLAMNNSSCPTIINDDAKLTEQNANNIPFINQGAIAWNQTRREWVGDRSKRPHRAPREPTISWCATYEDLLSTNQPFSQPIPLSEMIDFLVDIWQEEGLYD, from the exons ATGGG TTGTTGTGCTGGAGGGCTAGCTAAATCTCAATCAGCTACTGATAGAATATTGGGTCCACCCAAGAAGTGGAACATAGGCCAGTTATCAAGCCAAAAGAAAAGACAATGGTCATCAAGTCCTGAACTTATAGCAATGGAAAATGATGTCAGCAATTCTCATTCCCTAGCAATGAACAATTCTTCATGCCCCACTATTATCAATGATGATGCCAAGTTAACGGAGCAAAACGCCAATAATATTCCATTTATCAACCAAG GTGCTATAGCCTGGAATCAGACGAGAAGGGAGTGGGTTGGTGATCGGTCAAAAAGGCCCCATAGAGCTCCAAGAGAACCAACAATAAG CTGGTGTGCAACTTACGAGGATTTGCTCTCGACCAACCAACCTTTTTCACAACCCATCCCATTATCG GAGATGATAGATTTTTTGGTCGACATATGGCAGGAGGAAGGACTTTACGATTAG
- the LOC135610308 gene encoding uncharacterized protein LOC135610308 isoform X1, which produces MSHEGGALIVVILLFSLGSEFCLSSNGAICCAGGLAKSQSATDRILGPPKKWNIGQLSSQKKRQWSSSPELIAMENDVSNSHSLAMNNSSCPTIINDDAKLTEQNANNIPFINQGAIAWNQTRREWVGDRSKRPHRAPREPTISWCATYEDLLSTNQPFSQPIPLSEMIDFLVDIWQEEGLYD; this is translated from the exons ATGAGTCATGAAGGTGGTGCTTTGATTGTTGTCATACTTCTTTTTTCTTTAGGCAGTGAGTTCTGCCTCTCATCTAATGGTGCAAT TTGTTGTGCTGGAGGGCTAGCTAAATCTCAATCAGCTACTGATAGAATATTGGGTCCACCCAAGAAGTGGAACATAGGCCAGTTATCAAGCCAAAAGAAAAGACAATGGTCATCAAGTCCTGAACTTATAGCAATGGAAAATGATGTCAGCAATTCTCATTCCCTAGCAATGAACAATTCTTCATGCCCCACTATTATCAATGATGATGCCAAGTTAACGGAGCAAAACGCCAATAATATTCCATTTATCAACCAAG GTGCTATAGCCTGGAATCAGACGAGAAGGGAGTGGGTTGGTGATCGGTCAAAAAGGCCCCATAGAGCTCCAAGAGAACCAACAATAAG CTGGTGTGCAACTTACGAGGATTTGCTCTCGACCAACCAACCTTTTTCACAACCCATCCCATTATCG GAGATGATAGATTTTTTGGTCGACATATGGCAGGAGGAAGGACTTTACGATTAG
- the LOC135609112 gene encoding probable cysteine protease RD19D: MPLPFRLHSESPRDPFAFLLSHSRGIRTKIHTGKSTNGGRVTHVLLPKMGLRVLAVLLFLLTFSDGALHGSDDPEIVQVTQSRRLGSTERRFRAFLRTFGKEYRTREEYARRLGVFARNLARAAEHQALDPTAVHGVTPFSDLTEEEFETAFTGLSAQDKAGWPGRGAEFPTAAAMEVGGLPSSFDWRNKGAVTDVKMQGVCGSCWAFSTTGTVEGANYVATGKLVSLSEQQLIDCDHTCDAVEKDECNNGCSGGLMTNAYNYLMQSGGLEEEKSYPYTGKQGECKFDKNKIAVSVTNFTVIPLDEEQIIANLVHRGPLAVGLNAAFMQTYVRGVSCPLICPRRWINHGVLLVGYGARGYSILRLGYRPYWIIKNSWGKQWGEQGYYRLCRGHNICGIDSMVSAVAAAS; this comes from the exons ATGCCGCTGCCGTTTCGGTTGCACTCTGAATCGCCACGCGACCCCTTCGCCTTTTTACTCTCCCACAGCCGCGGTATCCGCACCAAAATCCATACGGGCAAATCAACAAACGGTGGAAGGGTAACTCACGTTCTTTTGCCAAAGATGGGTTTGAGAGTGTTAGCggtgttgctcttcctcttgaccTTCTCCGACGGCGCATTGCACGGTTCCGACGATCCGGAGATAGTCCAGGTGACTCAGAGTCGGCGGCTGGGGAGCACCGAGCGGCGGTTCCGGGCGTTCCTGCGGACGTTTGGGAAGGAGTACCGCACCCGCGAGGAGTACGCGCGCCGGCTGGGGGTGTTCGCTCGGAACCTCGCTCGAGCCGCGGAGCACCAGGCGCTGGACCCCACCGCGGTGCACGGGGTCACCCCCTTCTCCGACCTCACCGAGGAGGAGTTTGAGACGGCCTTCACGGGGCTGTCGGCCCAGGATAAGGCCGGCTGGCCGGGGCGTGGCGCGGAGTTCCCCACCGCGGCCGCCATGGAGGTCGGTGGTCTCCCCTCGAGCTTTGATTGGCGAAACAAGGGCGCCGTCACGGACGTCAAGATGCAG GGCGTCTGTGGATCTTGCTGGGCATTCAGCACGACGGGAACGGTGGAGGGAGCAAACTATGTTGCCACAGGGAAGCTCGTCAGCCTCAGCGAGCAGCAGCTCATCGACTGCGATCACACG TGCGATGCCGTGGAGAAAGACGAGTGCAACAACGGGTGCAGCGGCGGACTAATGACGAACGCCTACAACTACCTGATGCAATCAGGCGGCTTGGAGGAGGAGAAATCTTACCCTTACACCGGAAAGCAAGGCGAGTGCAAGTTCGACAAGAACAAGATCGCCGTCAGCGTGACCAACTTCACCGTCATCCCTCTCGACGAAGAGCAGATCATTGCCAACCTTGTCCACCGCGGTCCTCTTGCAG TGGGATTGAACGCGGCATTCATGCAGACGTACGTTCGAGGGGTGTCCTGCCCACTGATCTGCCCCAGGAGGTGGATAAACCATGGGGTGCTACTGGTTGGTTATGGAGCCAGAGGCTACTCCATTCTGAGGCTTGGCTACAGGCCCTACTGGATCATAAAGAACTCCTGGGGAAAGCAGTGGGGAGAACAAGGTTATTACCGGCTCTGCAGGGGTCATAACATCTGTGGGATCGACAGCATGGTCTCTGCTGTAGCAGCAGCATCATAA